A single genomic interval of Alistipes provencensis harbors:
- the pyrH gene encoding UMP kinase, which translates to MKYKRILLKLSGESLQGTQKYGLCPEVLQSYAEQIKAAAATGVQIGIVIGGGNIFRGLTGAKKGFDRVKGDQMGMLATIINSLALQSALEDNGVKCKVLTSIRMEPIGEYFSKARAIEYLETGYVVIVGGGTSNPYFTTDSASALRGIEIEADVLLKGTRVDGVYTADPEKDPTAVKFDEISFEEVLDRRLKVMDLTAFTLCRENGLQIIVFDMDTEGNLGKVLAGEQIGTLVKP; encoded by the coding sequence ATGAAATACAAGCGGATACTCCTGAAATTGAGCGGCGAGTCGCTTCAGGGAACGCAAAAATACGGGCTCTGCCCCGAAGTGCTGCAATCCTATGCCGAACAGATCAAGGCGGCCGCGGCGACAGGCGTCCAGATCGGCATCGTCATCGGCGGCGGCAACATCTTCCGCGGCCTCACGGGCGCCAAAAAAGGCTTCGACCGCGTGAAAGGCGACCAGATGGGGATGCTCGCCACGATCATCAACTCGCTGGCACTTCAATCGGCACTCGAGGACAACGGGGTCAAGTGCAAGGTGCTCACCTCGATCCGCATGGAGCCCATCGGCGAATACTTCTCCAAAGCCCGTGCCATCGAATACCTCGAGACGGGCTATGTGGTGATCGTCGGGGGCGGCACTTCGAATCCCTATTTCACGACCGACTCGGCATCGGCGCTGCGCGGCATCGAGATCGAAGCCGACGTGCTGCTCAAGGGAACCCGCGTGGACGGCGTCTACACGGCCGATCCGGAGAAGGACCCCACGGCCGTGAAGTTCGACGAGATATCGTTCGAGGAGGTGCTCGACCGCCGGCTGAAGGTCATGGATCTCACGGCCTTCACGCTCTGCCGGGAGAACGGATTGCAGATCATCGTCTTCGACATGGACACCGAAGGCAATTTGGGCAAGGTACTTGCCGGAGAGCAGATCGGAACGCTCGTAAAACCGTAA
- a CDS encoding TlpA family protein disulfide reductase produces the protein MAKKKSNKSLWLMLALIAAIIAVLLLLPSCGNRNAKKSAETDTESTTLVKAGETAPDFTVELVDGSQLSLKELRGKVVLLNFWATWCPPCRQELTRVQKDIIDRFAGKEFVFLPVSRGEKRETVEAFREKTGYTFPMGLDSARTVYDRYASNYIPRNFLIDKEGKVVLATVGYDDEEFDALIRTIEKTLEN, from the coding sequence ATGGCAAAGAAAAAAAGCAATAAATCGCTGTGGCTGATGCTGGCGCTGATCGCCGCCATCATCGCCGTCCTCCTGCTGCTCCCCTCGTGCGGCAACCGCAACGCCAAGAAGAGCGCCGAGACGGACACCGAATCGACCACGCTCGTCAAGGCCGGAGAGACGGCCCCCGACTTCACGGTCGAACTCGTCGACGGCAGCCAACTGTCGCTCAAGGAGCTGCGCGGCAAGGTCGTGCTGCTCAACTTCTGGGCCACATGGTGCCCGCCCTGCCGTCAGGAACTGACCCGCGTGCAGAAGGACATCATCGACCGTTTCGCCGGCAAAGAGTTCGTCTTCCTGCCCGTCTCGCGCGGCGAGAAGCGCGAAACGGTGGAGGCTTTCCGCGAAAAGACCGGCTACACCTTCCCGATGGGCCTCGACTCGGCACGGACCGTCTACGACCGCTACGCTTCGAACTACATCCCGCGCAACTTCCTCATCGACAAGGAGGGCAAAGTGGTCCTCGCCACGGTGGGTTACGACGACGAGGAGTTCGACGCCCTGATCCGCACCATTGAAAAGACACTCGAAAATTAA
- the frr gene encoding ribosome recycling factor, whose translation MDTQTILNDASGRMQKAIDHLEEELLNVRAGKASPNALNGVMVDYFGSQVPVSGAASVTVPDAKTILIQPWDKNMLRPIEKAIIDSNIGLTPSNNGEQIRLSIPPLTEERRKELVKQVRSDAETARISLRNARRDAVEAFKKAQKEGMPEDESKDGEAQTQKLLEKFSKLLEEVLAKKEKEIMTV comes from the coding sequence ATGGATACACAAACGATTCTCAACGATGCCTCGGGCCGCATGCAGAAGGCCATCGACCACCTCGAAGAGGAGCTGCTGAACGTACGCGCCGGCAAGGCGTCGCCCAACGCCCTGAACGGCGTGATGGTCGACTATTTCGGCTCGCAGGTTCCCGTCTCGGGCGCTGCCAGCGTCACCGTACCCGACGCTAAAACCATCCTGATCCAGCCGTGGGACAAGAACATGCTGCGCCCGATCGAGAAGGCGATCATCGACTCGAACATCGGCCTGACGCCCTCGAACAACGGCGAGCAGATCCGCCTGTCGATTCCGCCCCTCACCGAGGAGCGCCGCAAGGAGCTGGTGAAGCAGGTGCGTTCGGATGCCGAAACGGCCCGCATCAGCCTGCGCAACGCCCGCCGCGACGCCGTCGAAGCATTCAAGAAAGCCCAGAAGGAGGGCATGCCCGAGGACGAGTCGAAAGACGGTGAGGCACAGACGCAGAAACTGCTCGAAAAGTTCTCCAAACTCCTCGAAGAGGTCCTCGCCAAAAAGGAGAAGGAGATCATGACGGTCTGA
- a CDS encoding RagB/SusD family nutrient uptake outer membrane protein, translating into MKNLLYIISLCGLLTACDLQEEPYGFYSDDNFYKNETDAESGLLYAYNALTFLEYSRGIFYIGDIPTETMSPKSDEAGDVYQLENWIAGRETEQLKYYFKYCYIAINRANTVIDHIQNSSALSETARRRILGEAYFLRAWNYFNLVRTFGIVPVQTKMVAELSQTTPPMATGLDQLYDLIFGDLTQADELLGVNKVFGRADKVAAQSLMAKAYLTIASSKEHNVYRYTEMRREPQIMYDSAAYWAGKVVRDYKDTYDFDTDLRDIYDVDKPTGPEHIFIMPIDRSGTQEGNYSKLPLLFLPSNNSVPFYIRYGNGDLQRANGNGWGVFLCNDEFVETQFSTTDKRRTELIHRDIYDVSGNPIVPNQVKGYFSSKYVDPDFIGERTSARPYLIRFSDIALVYAEAAGPEAGLAYVNRIRERAGVTPLPSGMATDKFREAVIKERALELAFEGNRLYDLRRTASVTTTDIKAAGLSEAEAAYYPIPQREIDLNPNL; encoded by the coding sequence ATGAAAAATCTGCTTTATATCATTTCGCTCTGCGGGTTGCTCACGGCGTGCGACCTGCAGGAGGAGCCGTACGGATTCTATTCCGACGACAATTTTTACAAGAACGAGACCGATGCCGAGTCGGGCCTGCTCTATGCCTACAATGCCCTGACGTTCCTCGAATATTCACGCGGCATCTTCTACATCGGCGACATCCCGACCGAGACCATGTCGCCCAAGAGCGACGAGGCGGGTGATGTCTATCAGCTTGAGAACTGGATCGCGGGCCGCGAGACCGAGCAGTTGAAATACTATTTCAAATACTGCTACATCGCGATCAACCGAGCCAATACGGTGATCGACCATATCCAAAACAGTTCGGCGCTGAGCGAAACGGCGCGCCGCCGGATTCTCGGCGAGGCTTATTTCCTGCGTGCATGGAACTATTTCAATCTGGTGCGTACGTTCGGCATCGTGCCCGTGCAGACGAAGATGGTGGCGGAACTGTCGCAGACGACGCCTCCGATGGCAACGGGTCTTGACCAGCTCTATGATCTGATCTTCGGCGACCTGACTCAGGCGGACGAACTGCTCGGGGTCAACAAGGTTTTCGGACGGGCGGACAAGGTGGCAGCGCAGTCGCTGATGGCGAAGGCCTATCTGACCATCGCGTCTTCGAAGGAGCACAACGTCTACCGCTATACGGAGATGCGTCGTGAGCCTCAGATCATGTACGACAGCGCCGCTTATTGGGCGGGGAAGGTTGTCCGTGATTACAAGGACACATATGATTTCGACACCGACCTGCGCGACATTTACGACGTGGACAAGCCCACGGGCCCGGAGCATATTTTCATCATGCCGATCGACCGCAGCGGTACGCAGGAGGGCAACTACTCCAAACTGCCCCTGCTTTTTCTGCCGTCGAACAACTCTGTACCGTTCTACATCCGTTACGGTAACGGCGACCTGCAACGGGCCAACGGCAACGGTTGGGGTGTTTTCCTCTGTAACGACGAATTCGTCGAGACGCAGTTCAGCACCACGGACAAACGACGTACAGAGTTGATTCACCGTGATATTTACGATGTTTCGGGTAATCCGATCGTGCCCAATCAGGTCAAGGGCTACTTTTCGAGCAAGTATGTCGACCCCGATTTTATCGGTGAGCGCACCAGCGCCCGGCCTTACCTGATCCGTTTTTCGGACATTGCATTGGTGTATGCCGAAGCGGCGGGGCCCGAAGCGGGTTTGGCTTATGTGAACCGCATCCGTGAAAGGGCCGGCGTAACGCCGCTCCCGTCCGGAATGGCGACGGATAAATTCCGCGAAGCCGTAATCAAGGAGCGTGCGCTGGAACTGGCTTTCGAGGGTAACCGGCTCTATGATCTCCGTCGCACGGCTTCGGTTACGACCACCGATATCAAGGCTGCCGGACTGAGCGAGGCCGAAGCCGCCTACTATCCGATCCCGCAGCGTGAAATAGACCTGAATCCCAATTTGTAA
- a CDS encoding SusC/RagA family TonB-linked outer membrane protein — protein MNTVNLCLRGRWLLALFASLFLAVGASAQNEVRGRVTADGQPLVGASVIIKGTTTGTSTDTSGNFTVRAKNGAVLSVGFVGYKTREVAVTAGATFLDIVLEAEEALIDDVVVIGYGSMKKSDLTGSVVSVKMDAIKDISAPSVEGLLQGRAAGLQIMNTSQDPGAGAVVRIRGNSSLNGSNTPLIVVDGFPIGDAGNLSQINPSDIESIEILKDASSSAIYGSRGANGVILIQTRTAKGGSTQVSVNHRTTIGQFTDKLNVWRNPLQMAQIANEELTNAGLPALYTGQYNNGTYYPSLIEIQQGKWSNTDWADLCMRTAVVNNTTATLSHSTDKAAINLSLNYFDDEGVYKKDNFRKGNVTLNGSYKLAKNFTLQTSNILSIHKRHVNNTLEYGRNPLWPVYDEDGNYFVASETDFGHPLIISDNVKNETQGRDLISSLAAEWEIVEGLKIRTQLNYNYSTTVQDVYNASNTSQEAHDMNGIAQMNNTLSQDVLSETYITFQRTFADRHNLSVMAGHSFDYNMGRTLGTTAYDFVNDALGNENMGAGNPQKNVINNTYQNSKLLSFYGRLNYVLDDKYLFTFTMRADGSSKFGKNSKWGYFPSGAVSWKLHNEPWMQKLNVFDEFKIRASWGLSGNQGISPYQTLNRYGTEKYWFADKWQTAIGPGYEAGREGANDRYILWGGISNPDLRWESTRQWNLGVDLAFFKRRLRVTMDYYDKYTTDLLREKYLPLSSGYDKMWVNDGNIRNRGFELTLDGDIVSRKNTSFSATFIFSRNRNKVTDLGNAVSSGLSTDYLTGMQYEVCGQSLSMFNGNPSVYAIGYPMYVFYGYRVDGIIQQGEDPGFMSSDGKDLPGELKYVDLNGDYAIDDRDRCIIGDPNPDFTASLNLSFRYKNLDMSVFLNGVFGNDVIYNGYTYDPRVKIKRWTPDNPTNKYPRLNSTRSYLFSDYFVHDGSFVRLQNINIGYTIPVRKAFIRSVRVFANIENAYTFTKFDGYDPEVGVDGIYWGGYPRLRKYTIGLDLKF, from the coding sequence ATGAATACAGTAAACCTATGCCTGCGGGGCAGGTGGCTTCTGGCGCTTTTCGCCTCCCTGTTCCTCGCTGTCGGCGCATCCGCCCAGAATGAGGTTCGGGGGCGTGTGACGGCCGACGGACAGCCGCTCGTCGGAGCCAGCGTCATTATCAAGGGAACGACAACCGGGACCAGTACCGATACTTCGGGTAATTTCACGGTCCGCGCCAAGAACGGAGCCGTGCTCTCCGTCGGATTCGTCGGTTACAAGACCCGCGAGGTAGCCGTTACGGCCGGGGCTACCTTCCTCGATATTGTGCTCGAGGCCGAAGAGGCTCTGATCGACGATGTGGTCGTCATCGGTTACGGCTCAATGAAGAAGAGCGACCTGACCGGATCGGTCGTTTCCGTGAAGATGGATGCCATCAAGGATATTTCGGCCCCGTCGGTCGAGGGGTTGTTGCAGGGCCGTGCTGCCGGATTGCAGATCATGAACACTTCGCAGGATCCCGGAGCGGGCGCCGTGGTGCGTATCCGCGGTAACAGTTCGCTCAACGGTTCGAACACCCCGCTGATTGTGGTCGACGGATTCCCCATCGGCGACGCCGGCAACCTGTCGCAGATCAACCCCTCGGACATCGAGTCGATCGAGATCCTGAAGGATGCCTCTTCCTCGGCCATCTACGGTTCCCGTGGCGCCAACGGTGTGATCCTGATCCAGACCCGCACCGCCAAAGGCGGGTCGACACAGGTTTCGGTGAACCACCGGACTACCATCGGGCAGTTCACCGACAAACTCAACGTCTGGCGCAATCCGCTGCAGATGGCGCAGATCGCCAACGAGGAGCTGACCAACGCCGGGCTGCCGGCCCTCTACACGGGTCAGTACAACAACGGCACCTACTACCCGTCACTCATCGAGATTCAGCAGGGCAAGTGGTCGAACACCGATTGGGCCGACCTCTGCATGCGCACGGCCGTGGTCAACAATACGACGGCCACGCTGTCGCACTCCACCGACAAGGCGGCGATCAATCTGAGCCTTAATTATTTCGACGATGAGGGTGTCTACAAGAAGGATAACTTCCGCAAAGGCAATGTCACGCTCAACGGTTCGTACAAGCTGGCCAAGAATTTTACGCTTCAGACCTCGAACATCCTTTCGATCCACAAGCGTCATGTGAACAACACGCTCGAATATGGCCGCAATCCGTTATGGCCCGTTTACGATGAGGACGGCAATTATTTCGTTGCTTCGGAAACCGACTTCGGTCATCCGCTCATTATCTCCGACAACGTCAAGAACGAGACACAGGGCCGCGACCTCATTTCATCGCTGGCCGCCGAGTGGGAGATCGTCGAGGGGCTGAAGATCCGCACACAGCTCAATTACAACTATTCGACCACCGTGCAGGATGTCTACAACGCTTCGAACACTTCGCAGGAGGCGCACGACATGAACGGCATTGCTCAGATGAACAACACCCTGTCGCAGGATGTGCTGAGCGAGACCTATATCACCTTCCAGCGGACCTTTGCCGACCGGCACAACCTGTCGGTCATGGCGGGACACTCGTTCGACTATAACATGGGCCGGACGCTCGGCACTACGGCCTATGATTTCGTGAACGACGCTCTCGGCAATGAGAATATGGGTGCGGGCAATCCCCAGAAGAACGTGATAAACAACACCTATCAGAACAGCAAACTGCTCTCGTTCTACGGCCGTCTGAACTATGTTCTCGACGACAAATATCTCTTTACGTTCACCATGCGTGCCGACGGTTCGTCGAAATTCGGCAAGAACAGCAAGTGGGGTTATTTCCCTTCGGGCGCCGTGAGCTGGAAACTCCACAACGAGCCGTGGATGCAGAAGCTCAACGTTTTCGATGAGTTCAAGATCCGGGCCAGTTGGGGACTTTCGGGCAATCAGGGCATCTCGCCTTACCAGACGCTCAACCGTTACGGAACCGAGAAATACTGGTTCGCTGACAAGTGGCAGACGGCTATCGGCCCGGGCTATGAAGCCGGCCGTGAGGGAGCTAACGACCGCTATATCCTTTGGGGTGGCATTTCCAACCCCGATCTGAGGTGGGAATCGACCCGCCAGTGGAACTTGGGTGTCGACCTTGCCTTTTTCAAACGCCGTCTGCGCGTGACGATGGATTACTACGACAAGTACACTACCGATCTGCTGCGTGAGAAGTACCTGCCGCTGTCGAGCGGTTACGACAAGATGTGGGTCAACGACGGTAATATCCGCAACCGCGGTTTCGAACTCACGCTCGACGGCGATATTGTCAGCCGGAAGAATACCTCCTTTTCCGCGACGTTCATCTTCTCGCGCAACCGTAATAAGGTGACCGATTTGGGCAACGCTGTTTCGAGCGGTCTGAGCACCGATTACCTGACGGGGATGCAGTACGAGGTCTGCGGCCAATCGCTGTCGATGTTCAACGGTAATCCGAGCGTTTATGCCATCGGCTATCCGATGTATGTCTTCTACGGCTACCGGGTGGACGGTATTATCCAGCAGGGAGAGGACCCCGGCTTCATGAGTTCCGACGGCAAGGACCTGCCCGGCGAGCTCAAGTATGTGGATCTGAACGGCGACTATGCCATCGACGACCGGGACCGCTGCATCATTGGCGATCCGAATCCCGACTTTACGGCCAGTCTCAACCTGTCGTTCCGCTACAAGAATCTCGACATGTCGGTATTCCTCAACGGCGTATTCGGCAATGACGTTATCTATAACGGCTATACTTATGATCCCCGCGTGAAGATCAAGCGCTGGACGCCCGACAATCCGACGAACAAATACCCGCGCCTGAATTCGACGCGCAGTTACCTGTTCTCGGACTACTTCGTCCACGACGGCTCGTTCGTCCGCCTGCAGAACATCAATATCGGCTATACGATTCCCGTCCGCAAGGCCTTTATCCGCAGCGTGCGTGTGTTCGCCAATATCGAGAACGCCTATACCTTCACCAAATTCGACGGTTACGATCCCGAGGTGGGTGTCGACGGCATCTACTGGGGCGGTTATCCCCGCCTGCGGAAATATACCATCGGTCTGGACCTGAAATTCTAA
- a CDS encoding trehalase family glycosidase yields MNEIRTFLGCMLALTAVSCGRHPSVSQEEIACVRDFIRTSWDASVQYNPADSQTLIGLPRPYTVPSVSQTFQELYYWDTYFTNEGLVRDGRLDLAKNNTEDMLYLVDRYGYMPNGSRTWYLNRSQPPFLCMMVDRVFEQTGDTDWLAGAFAILQKEYDFWMTQRITPVGLNRYSSSASDELKQEFVTTGGQRLNTDFRNRGLSDAEILQLGAHFAAEAESGWDFNPRFERRCEDFCPVDLNANLYFYETLFARYALLLGDSEAAGTWKARAEKRRELINRCCLGEDGVYYDYDFVNGRRSTVVSGAVFSLLYAGIPDAEQARTLVEKALGRLEFEYGIAVCEDKPYDYDYQWSYPNTWPPVVYLAIRGLDTYGYRQDARRIAGKYAAMVVKTFGETHNLWEKYNVREGNINVSNEYDMPTMLGWSAGTFIYASDYLDGKIDNQAKH; encoded by the coding sequence ATGAACGAGATTCGAACTTTTCTGGGGTGCATGCTGGCACTGACCGCTGTTTCCTGCGGACGTCATCCGTCGGTTTCGCAGGAGGAGATCGCCTGCGTGCGCGATTTCATCCGCACGTCGTGGGATGCGTCGGTGCAGTATAATCCGGCCGATTCGCAGACGCTGATCGGGCTGCCCCGCCCCTATACGGTTCCCAGCGTCAGCCAGACCTTTCAGGAACTCTATTATTGGGATACCTATTTCACCAATGAGGGGCTTGTACGCGACGGACGTCTCGATCTGGCGAAAAACAACACCGAGGACATGCTCTATCTGGTCGACCGCTACGGCTATATGCCCAACGGCAGCCGGACGTGGTATCTCAACCGCTCACAGCCTCCTTTCCTCTGCATGATGGTCGACCGGGTCTTCGAACAGACCGGGGATACGGACTGGCTGGCTGGGGCTTTTGCAATCTTGCAGAAGGAGTATGACTTCTGGATGACGCAGCGCATTACACCCGTCGGACTCAACCGTTACTCCTCGTCTGCAAGCGACGAACTCAAGCAGGAGTTCGTCACTACCGGAGGGCAACGGCTCAATACCGATTTTCGCAACCGGGGACTTTCCGACGCGGAGATTCTGCAACTGGGGGCGCATTTTGCCGCCGAAGCCGAATCGGGTTGGGATTTCAACCCCCGTTTCGAACGCCGCTGTGAGGATTTCTGCCCGGTGGACCTCAATGCCAATCTCTATTTTTACGAAACACTCTTCGCCCGCTACGCCCTTCTGTTGGGCGATTCCGAGGCCGCCGGGACGTGGAAAGCGCGGGCCGAAAAGCGCCGCGAGCTGATAAACCGCTGCTGCCTCGGGGAGGATGGCGTCTATTATGACTACGATTTCGTCAACGGCCGCCGTTCGACGGTTGTTTCGGGCGCGGTGTTCAGTCTGCTTTATGCCGGGATTCCGGATGCGGAGCAGGCCCGGACCCTCGTGGAAAAGGCGCTCGGGCGGCTGGAGTTCGAATACGGGATCGCCGTATGCGAGGATAAACCTTATGACTATGACTACCAGTGGTCTTATCCCAATACATGGCCTCCGGTCGTCTATCTGGCTATCCGGGGGCTCGATACCTACGGTTACAGGCAGGATGCACGGCGTATTGCGGGGAAATACGCCGCGATGGTCGTGAAGACCTTCGGCGAAACCCATAACCTGTGGGAAAAGTACAATGTCCGGGAGGGGAACATCAATGTCAGCAACGAATACGACATGCCCACGATGCTGGGATGGAGCGCCGGAACATTCATCTATGCCAGCGACTATCTCGACGGTAAAATTGACAATCAAGCGAAACACTAA
- a CDS encoding glycoside hydrolase family 26 protein: MWKQILYLSCLVVAGCSDIADREYPEPQPAPAATTDSQATVQTRNLLGNLRSIAENGGTLFGHQCSSLYGIGWSGDADRSDVKSICGDYPAMMGWDLAQIELGQDANIDGDRFDDIRSRILEAYARGGVTTIGWHTTNPVTGGTAWDVTAAVGRIIPGGDLHEKYCGWLDKVAAFMLSLKTVDGEYVPVLFRPFHEHTGNGFWWGKGNCTAEEYIALWRFTLEYLRDTKGVHNLLYVYSPDIVSSQDNYLEFWPGDAYVDVLGLDAYDRSSWAIETNGLRLMRLLKHIAYLKNKPFAFTETGLENNTSQPKWWTEKLSKAIAGVPVAYVLVWRNKDTNHFFGPYPGCVSEEDFKAFVAGEQILLEKDIAGIYE; this comes from the coding sequence ATGTGGAAACAAATTCTTTATCTGTCGTGTCTGGTCGTGGCCGGATGCAGTGATATTGCCGACCGCGAATATCCGGAACCCCAGCCGGCTCCCGCTGCGACGACCGACTCGCAGGCTACGGTGCAGACCCGTAACCTGCTCGGCAATCTGCGCAGCATTGCCGAAAACGGCGGTACGCTTTTCGGGCACCAGTGTTCGTCGCTCTATGGTATCGGCTGGTCGGGCGATGCCGACCGCTCGGATGTGAAGAGTATCTGCGGCGACTATCCCGCAATGATGGGCTGGGATCTGGCCCAGATCGAACTCGGACAGGATGCCAATATCGACGGCGACAGGTTCGATGACATTCGCAGCCGTATTCTCGAGGCTTATGCCCGCGGCGGTGTGACCACCATCGGCTGGCATACGACCAACCCCGTTACCGGCGGCACGGCATGGGACGTGACTGCGGCCGTGGGGCGGATCATTCCCGGCGGTGATCTTCACGAAAAATACTGCGGCTGGCTGGACAAGGTCGCCGCTTTCATGCTCTCGCTCAAAACTGTTGACGGGGAGTATGTCCCGGTGCTGTTCCGCCCGTTCCACGAACACACCGGCAACGGTTTCTGGTGGGGCAAGGGCAACTGCACCGCTGAAGAGTACATCGCCCTGTGGCGTTTTACGCTCGAATACCTGCGCGATACGAAAGGCGTGCATAACCTGCTGTATGTCTACTCGCCCGATATCGTCAGTTCGCAGGACAATTACCTCGAGTTCTGGCCGGGCGACGCTTATGTCGATGTACTTGGTCTGGATGCCTATGACCGCAGCTCTTGGGCTATCGAGACCAACGGCCTGCGATTGATGCGCCTGCTCAAACATATCGCCTATCTGAAAAACAAGCCGTTCGCGTTTACGGAAACCGGGCTTGAAAACAACACGTCCCAACCGAAATGGTGGACCGAAAAGCTTTCGAAAGCCATTGCGGGCGTTCCCGTAGCCTATGTGCTGGTCTGGCGGAACAAGGATACGAATCATTTCTTCGGCCCTTATCCGGGCTGCGTTTCGGAGGAGGATTTCAAGGCCTTCGTCGCCGGGGAGCAGATACTGCTGGAGAAGGACATAGCCGGTATTTATGAATAA
- a CDS encoding glycoside hydrolase family 26 protein encodes MNKLLFIVSAAFLSACSGTSPLPADPQATSETRALYRNLFRVAGEGVMFGHQDDALYGHDWKYEEGRSDVRECCGDYPAVFGWELGGLETGADRSIDDVPFAEITRLLCAAYGRGAVNTVSWHPQNPESGASAWDGKTTTAVRSILPGGANHAEFRSWLDRLAGFFAGLKTADGTCAPVLFRPFHEHTGSGFWWGEAQCTPDEYRALWRFTVEYLRDVKGVHNLLYVYSPDLYRDAEHYMERYPGDEWVDVLGLDAYHRQQDWDFLSGGERMLSTLQQLGREHGKPTAFTETGLEGIPDAEWWTRWLLPVIRGKGLSYVLVWRNAHDRPTHFFGPWHGHASEPDFRKFAADREQPVLFESQLPDMYH; translated from the coding sequence ATGAACAAACTGCTTTTTATAGTCTCTGCCGCATTTCTATCCGCCTGTTCGGGCACTTCGCCTCTCCCGGCTGACCCGCAGGCCACGTCTGAAACGCGGGCCCTTTACCGCAATCTGTTCCGGGTTGCAGGCGAAGGGGTGATGTTCGGGCATCAGGACGATGCCCTCTATGGACACGACTGGAAATACGAGGAGGGACGCTCCGACGTCAGGGAGTGCTGCGGCGATTACCCGGCTGTTTTCGGGTGGGAGCTCGGAGGACTTGAGACCGGGGCTGACCGAAGCATCGACGACGTTCCTTTCGCCGAGATCACCCGTCTGCTGTGTGCCGCCTATGGGCGCGGAGCCGTGAATACGGTCAGTTGGCACCCGCAGAATCCCGAGTCCGGGGCCAGCGCATGGGACGGCAAGACCACCACGGCTGTGAGATCCATTCTCCCGGGCGGTGCCAACCATGCCGAATTCCGGTCGTGGCTCGACCGTCTGGCCGGATTCTTCGCCGGGCTGAAGACCGCCGACGGAACCTGTGCCCCGGTGCTGTTCCGTCCGTTCCACGAGCACACCGGCAGCGGATTCTGGTGGGGCGAAGCACAGTGTACCCCCGACGAGTACCGGGCTTTATGGCGCTTCACGGTGGAATATCTGCGTGATGTGAAGGGGGTGCACAATCTCCTCTACGTCTATTCACCGGACCTGTACCGCGATGCGGAGCACTATATGGAACGTTATCCGGGCGACGAATGGGTCGATGTACTCGGACTCGACGCCTACCACCGTCAGCAAGATTGGGATTTCCTGTCGGGCGGTGAACGAATGCTTTCGACCTTGCAGCAATTGGGCCGCGAACACGGCAAGCCGACGGCTTTCACCGAAACCGGACTCGAGGGTATCCCCGATGCGGAGTGGTGGACCCGGTGGCTGCTGCCGGTCATCCGCGGCAAGGGGCTGAGCTATGTCTTGGTGTGGCGTAACGCCCACGACCGTCCGACGCACTTTTTCGGTCCTTGGCACGGACACGCCTCGGAACCCGACTTCAGAAAGTTCGCCGCCGATCGGGAGCAGCCCGTTCTGTTCGAAAGTCAATTACCTGACATGTATCACTGA